The Fibrobacter sp. UWB16 genomic interval AAGCCTCGTGGAATACCTCTGGGAATGGGGACGTAACGAAGGTCTCGATTTCAAGCCGACCATCGCCCACCGCCTCGACCAAGAAACTTCCGGCCTCATCATTGCAGCTCTCCACGGCGACACGCTCCGCGACTTCACCCGCATGATTCGTGAACATGTCGTAGACAAGTTCTACTTTGCGCTCGTCAAAGGCAATCTCAAGAAAGACCGCGGCACCATCAGCGAATCGCTCCTGCGCACAGACAGCGCCAAGGGCAGCAAGATGCTCGTCGGCCAAGATGACGAAAACGCACAGAAAGCCATCACGCATTACCGCGTCAAGCAGCATTACGAAGGCTACGATCTTGTGAAAATCAAGCTCGAAACAGGCCGCATGCACCAGATTCGCGCCCACTTCGCAAGCATCGGGCATCCGCTTCTCGGCGATACGCGTTACGGCGACTTCGCGCTCAATCGCGAAGTCAAAAAGCTGTTCGGTCTGAACCGCTTATTCTTGCACAGCTGCCGCCTGGAATTCGATTGGCAAGGAGAACACAAAGTTTTCGATTGCCCACTCCCCAAGGAACTCCGCGATGTCATCAAGCAGCTCAAGCCGATGCGTTACGAGCGTCCTGAAAACAACTTCCAAAGAAGCAGACGATAAAAGAGCTAAGCACGCACTAGCGGGAAATCGAACTGAATCGAGCGCGGGGTCGCAAACTTGTCAAAAGTAATTTCGTAGCAGAAGTTCTTTTTATCGACACCGCTGACGGTCCCGATTCCAAAAATCTTGTGCACGACACGATCGCCTACCGCAAATTCTGCCGTAGGCGCTTTCTTTACCGCGCCAAGACTCTCGTCTTCATCAAAATCGTTCATCAAGTCGCGATTGCGGTCCGCTTCTG includes:
- a CDS encoding RluA family pseudouridine synthase translates to MITRTIDRNFANMRLDRFLRKAFPEESLSVFFAVIRKKKVRVNGVVGKANQMLVEGDVVNIYENFKSVSESDERRETKDERNINGESLPLASAAEAAPATPSSGATPQRPDAKSATGFAKNKSTWGRHLTGAEKQAHWGAHELDLVVQTEDYVIVNKPSGLASQPGSGTRPGESLVEYLWEWGRNEGLDFKPTIAHRLDQETSGLIIAALHGDTLRDFTRMIREHVVDKFYFALVKGNLKKDRGTISESLLRTDSAKGSKMLVGQDDENAQKAITHYRVKQHYEGYDLVKIKLETGRMHQIRAHFASIGHPLLGDTRYGDFALNREVKKLFGLNRLFLHSCRLEFDWQGEHKVFDCPLPKELRDVIKQLKPMRYERPENNFQRSRR